Within Metabacillus sp. KUDC1714, the genomic segment TTTAATGAACTTGGCTTCGATGCGCTGAGTCATTTATCAGAGGCTGGACGCACCCAAGTATTGGATGCTCTGTTTTTGCCAGATGGAGATTGCCAATTTTCGATTTGCCGACTACCAATTGGTGCAAGCGACTATGCACTTGAATGGTATAGTCATAATGAAACAACAGATGATTATGAAATGGAGCATTTTAGCATTGAGCGAGATAGAAAATATTTAATTCCCTATATTAAGGAAGCATTAAAACGTAATCCAGATTTAAAGCTGTTTGCTTCACCATGGAGCCCGCCAACATGGATGAAGTTTCCGAAAGCGTATAATTTCGGCACATTACGCTGGGAGCCAAAAGTACTGGAGGCATATGCGCTTTATTTCGTAAAATTTGTCCAGGCGTATAAAGAGGAAGGGATCACACTTCATCAAATCCATGTTCAAAATGAAGTAGTCGCAGATCAGAAGTTTCCTTCATGTGTATGGACAGGTGAACAGCTACGTGAATTTATCGGAGATTATTTAGGTCCAGCATTTGAAAAATACGGGATTGATGCTGAAATCTGGCTAGGAACCATCAATGCCCCAGAACCCTGGGAGGAGTGGATGAAAGGAACAAGCTCTGATCATGATGCATTTGCACACACTGTCCTTAGTAATCCAAAAGCCTACGAATATGTAAAGGGTGTTGGTTATCAATGGGCAGGAAAATATGCAATTCAACGTACTGTGCAAAGCTATCCTGAATTGAAATATATGCAAACTGAAAATGAATGCGGAAACGGGGAAAATACATGGGCGTATGCCCAATATGTTCATAACTTGTTTCGTCATTATTTCGTGAACGGAGCAAATGCGTATATTTATTGGAATATGGTACTTGAACCAAAAGGAAGAAGTACATGGGGTTGGGAACAAAACTCTATGATTACGGTAGACCCTGAATCGAAAAAGGTGACCAAAAATCCGGAATATTATGTAATGAAGCATTTTTCTCATTTTGTGAATCCAGGTGCTTTACGAATTGAAACAAGTGGTCCTTGGACGGGGAATACGACAGCATTTCTAAATCCAGACGGTACGAAAGTAGTTGTCATTGCCAATCCATTTAAGG encodes:
- a CDS encoding glycoside hydrolase family 30 protein → MGYYWISSTKEQNWQEQIAEPAKTGKPNLVLTDETKRVIDGFGGCFNELGFDALSHLSEAGRTQVLDALFLPDGDCQFSICRLPIGASDYALEWYSHNETTDDYEMEHFSIERDRKYLIPYIKEALKRNPDLKLFASPWSPPTWMKFPKAYNFGTLRWEPKVLEAYALYFVKFVQAYKEEGITLHQIHVQNEVVADQKFPSCVWTGEQLREFIGDYLGPAFEKYGIDAEIWLGTINAPEPWEEWMKGTSSDHDAFAHTVLSNPKAYEYVKGVGYQWAGKYAIQRTVQSYPELKYMQTENECGNGENTWAYAQYVHNLFRHYFVNGANAYIYWNMVLEPKGRSTWGWEQNSMITVDPESKKVTKNPEYYVMKHFSHFVNPGALRIETSGPWTGNTTAFLNPDGTKVVVIANPFKDTRELEMDVNGETYSFKLKAESFNTIII